Proteins encoded together in one candidate division WOR-3 bacterium window:
- a CDS encoding M14 family zinc carboxypeptidase, producing MKMKRLMLVGMLILCAGIITAAGPATEMKVKVFCPRQELSTVAKDVLEFYEVKDDYFVGAVTAETYKNLLSKGFRVEVLVADMQEWARLQCPGEDFGRYHTYQEIMDTFALIAATYPNICKLETIAVSPTGKFLIALKITQNPTVENHRPRLEWDGTIHGNENIGTEICWYITRRLTEGYGSDPQITHLVNTREIWVIPCMNPEGLINRRRSNSNGIDLNRDFGYAWNQESGAYVPWSQPEIQGFRNFMQRQPFVITMTYHSGTRSVMWPWSYSQIATRDSVAHQQLCQLYSSITGYPAFQISRGLYECAGTSSDFTYGAEGALGLAAEVSNGQPPPQGDIDTICRANWTASVQLMIKGAWGIRGQITDSVTGLPIKRAIVVPVPTDWMVYTDTTGWFFKYVLPGTYTLKVMADGYHTKTVSGIAVPSDTFVVVNVALNPDSDLPVTGYKVTTWICKSSTGAGSTMGLAALGRRDNITLSLTARGSAVIELSDEIINGPGTDFTVYSTTNKPCSVFVSREWNGPWSFCAYGSGNIACDIASAGIYSAKFVRLNDAGQNYDLDAVEGVIVNAPALVLQNKTVIDSPPGGNGDGKLDPGESAGLTVTLRNTGRVGASNVSGVLRTFSPFVSVFDSSGFFGEILPDSSRTNSADRFGVVAAPETPREHQALMRLYLSGIGYSDSVSFILTVGELRVVDPIPDNANPVIYWAYDEIDTLYAEHPEFNWVEIDTIGTRLSLSDDQTVQINLPSSFGPFVFYGQPYNQISVCSNGWLAPGYTTSTSYQNTSLPSSSMPQLLAANWDDLYPPSGNGVWYYHDSANHRFIVEWDSVRYFNPNTIWEKFQIILYDTTLAGEDGNCKFTFQYLTANYPGDSATIGIQDQGGARFIQVLYNGTYHRAAAPWVPGHAIKFSTDYQTGIAENRVSGLSPVRLAVRVVKNPAQSSVVLHYFLPFADRVSMDVFDRSGRLVRRFEFGEQRSGNYKAQWDGCDNQGRTVPAGVYWVQFSTSRDFKTVKAVLMR from the coding sequence ATGAAAATGAAAAGGTTGATGCTGGTTGGAATGTTAATTCTCTGTGCGGGGATAATTACCGCCGCAGGACCGGCTACCGAGATGAAGGTCAAGGTGTTTTGCCCGCGGCAGGAATTGAGTACAGTGGCAAAGGATGTGCTCGAATTTTATGAGGTGAAGGACGACTACTTTGTTGGTGCGGTGACCGCTGAGACCTATAAAAATCTGCTGAGTAAAGGGTTCCGGGTGGAAGTGCTGGTTGCGGATATGCAGGAGTGGGCGAGGTTACAGTGTCCGGGCGAAGATTTTGGCCGATACCACACATATCAGGAGATAATGGACACATTTGCCCTGATTGCTGCCACTTATCCGAATATCTGTAAACTGGAGACGATTGCCGTCTCTCCAACCGGAAAGTTTTTGATTGCTTTGAAGATTACCCAGAATCCAACGGTTGAGAACCACCGGCCCAGACTGGAGTGGGATGGTACGATTCATGGCAACGAGAATATCGGAACTGAAATCTGCTGGTACATAACTCGCCGCTTGACCGAAGGTTACGGTTCAGACCCTCAAATTACCCACCTGGTTAACACGCGAGAAATCTGGGTGATTCCCTGTATGAATCCGGAAGGTTTGATTAACCGCAGACGCAGCAACTCTAACGGTATAGACCTGAACCGCGATTTTGGCTACGCCTGGAATCAGGAGTCTGGCGCATATGTTCCCTGGAGTCAACCCGAGATTCAGGGGTTCAGAAATTTTATGCAGCGCCAACCGTTTGTGATAACGATGACCTATCACAGTGGTACCAGGTCGGTAATGTGGCCCTGGAGTTACTCGCAGATTGCCACAAGGGATAGCGTTGCCCATCAGCAGTTGTGTCAGTTGTACAGTAGCATCACCGGTTATCCGGCATTTCAGATTTCCCGGGGGCTTTATGAGTGTGCCGGTACCTCTTCGGACTTTACCTATGGAGCAGAAGGCGCCCTGGGCCTGGCTGCCGAAGTGTCAAACGGTCAACCACCACCCCAGGGTGATATTGATACAATCTGTCGGGCGAACTGGACCGCGAGTGTCCAGTTGATGATTAAAGGGGCGTGGGGGATTCGTGGTCAGATAACCGATTCCGTTACCGGTTTACCGATAAAGCGAGCGATTGTTGTTCCAGTCCCGACTGACTGGATGGTTTACACCGATACCACGGGCTGGTTTTTCAAATATGTTTTACCAGGAACATATACTTTGAAGGTGATGGCGGATGGTTACCACACTAAGACGGTTAGTGGCATCGCTGTTCCCAGCGACACATTTGTCGTGGTCAATGTTGCATTAAATCCGGATTCTGACTTACCGGTAACCGGTTACAAGGTTACTACTTGGATTTGCAAGAGTTCGACCGGTGCCGGTTCAACAATGGGGCTTGCGGCACTGGGCAGAAGGGATAATATCACGCTGAGTCTGACAGCGCGTGGGTCAGCAGTTATTGAACTTTCCGATGAGATAATTAACGGTCCGGGCACAGATTTTACGGTCTATTCTACTACCAACAAGCCCTGTTCAGTGTTTGTGTCCAGAGAGTGGAATGGACCCTGGTCCTTCTGTGCTTACGGTTCAGGAAACATCGCCTGCGACATCGCGAGTGCCGGTATTTATAGTGCAAAGTTCGTGCGACTGAACGATGCGGGTCAAAATTACGACCTTGATGCCGTTGAAGGGGTGATTGTTAATGCGCCGGCGCTGGTTCTCCAGAACAAAACGGTAATTGACTCTCCGCCCGGAGGTAATGGGGATGGGAAACTTGACCCGGGTGAGAGTGCGGGGTTGACCGTAACTTTGCGTAATACCGGTCGTGTTGGTGCGAGCAATGTTAGCGGTGTTCTTCGAACTTTCAGTCCGTTCGTTTCGGTCTTTGATTCGAGCGGTTTTTTTGGGGAGATTCTGCCCGATTCGTCGCGCACCAACAGCGCTGACCGATTTGGCGTTGTTGCCGCACCTGAGACACCACGGGAGCATCAGGCATTGATGAGGCTTTATCTTTCGGGTATCGGTTATTCGGATAGTGTCAGTTTTATCTTAACGGTCGGTGAATTGCGAGTTGTGGACCCTATTCCGGATAATGCAAACCCGGTAATTTATTGGGCTTACGATGAAATTGATACCCTTTATGCTGAACATCCTGAGTTCAACTGGGTGGAAATCGATACCATTGGCACCAGGCTTAGTTTAAGCGATGACCAGACGGTGCAGATAAATCTACCATCATCATTCGGTCCATTCGTCTTCTATGGACAGCCCTACAATCAGATTTCGGTCTGTTCTAACGGCTGGTTGGCGCCAGGATATACAACATCAACTTCTTACCAGAATACCAGTTTGCCCAGCAGTTCGATGCCTCAGTTGCTGGCTGCGAACTGGGACGACCTGTATCCACCCAGTGGCAATGGTGTCTGGTATTATCACGACAGCGCAAATCACCGTTTTATTGTGGAATGGGATTCGGTTCGATACTTCAATCCCAATACCATATGGGAGAAGTTCCAAATAATCCTTTATGATACAACGCTGGCGGGTGAGGATGGCAACTGTAAGTTTACCTTTCAGTATCTAACCGCAAACTATCCGGGAGATTCAGCAACCATCGGTATTCAGGACCAGGGTGGTGCGCGGTTTATTCAGGTACTCTACAATGGTACATATCACCGGGCGGCGGCGCCGTGGGTTCCGGGTCACGCGATTAAGTTTTCGACCGATTACCAGACCGGAATTGCGGAAAACCGGGTATCAGGGTTATCGCCGGTAAGATTGGCAGTACGGGTGGTAAAAAACCCTGCACAAAGTAGCGTTGTCCTGCATTACTTTTTACCTTTTGCCGACCGGGTAAGTATGGATGTGTTTGACCGGTCTGGTAGGCTGGTGCGCCGATTTGAATTTGGCGAACAGCGTTCAGGAAATTACAAAGCCCAGTGGGATGGGTGCGATAATCAAGGGCGTACAGTTCCCGCCGGGGTTTACTGGGTTCAGTTTTCAACCAGCAGAGATTTTAAAACGGTCAAGGCGGTACTAATGCGCTGA
- a CDS encoding cytidine/deoxycytidylate deaminase family protein, with the protein MERKKGKKQGKKGITTTRNRLQSCPRKTWDEYFIAIARLVSERSTCLRRKVGAILVRDKRILCTGYNGAPHGLLHCDKAGCLRDELKIPAGERIEICRGIHAEQNTLVQAAAFGINVSGATLYCTHAPCITCAKMLINAGIREFVIANDYPDDFARAFLVEAGIVVRRIRG; encoded by the coding sequence ATGGAAAGGAAAAAAGGGAAAAAACAAGGCAAAAAGGGTATCACTACGACCCGAAACAGGTTGCAATCCTGCCCACGCAAAACCTGGGATGAGTATTTTATCGCCATCGCCCGTCTTGTATCAGAACGGTCCACCTGTTTGCGCCGGAAGGTCGGTGCAATTCTGGTTCGGGATAAGCGAATCCTCTGCACCGGTTATAATGGGGCACCGCACGGATTGCTTCATTGTGATAAAGCGGGTTGCCTGCGTGATGAACTGAAAATTCCAGCCGGAGAGCGGATTGAGATTTGCCGGGGAATTCACGCCGAACAGAATACGCTGGTTCAAGCGGCAGCATTTGGTATCAATGTTTCCGGAGCCACTCTTTATTGCACCCATGCACCTTGTATTACCTGCGCCAAGATGTTAATCAATGCCGGTATTCGGGAGTTTGTTATCGCGAATGACTATCCGGACGATTTTGCTCGCGCCTTTTTAGTCGAAGCGGGCATTGTGGTGCGACGGATACGGGGGTAG
- a CDS encoding HPr family phosphocarrier protein yields the protein MIKEELIIGGPVGLHARPAAEFVRLAEKFQSRVRLAKDGIWVNGKSILAILTLAAEKGSVVTLEVSGVDEEEAFRVLKEKLTQNDT from the coding sequence ATGATTAAAGAAGAGTTGATTATTGGCGGTCCGGTTGGGCTTCATGCTCGACCAGCAGCGGAGTTTGTTCGGCTTGCCGAAAAGTTTCAATCGCGGGTACGGCTTGCCAAGGATGGCATTTGGGTCAATGGCAAGAGTATCTTAGCTATTTTAACACTTGCCGCAGAAAAAGGTAGTGTCGTAACACTTGAGGTCAGCGGTGTTGATGAGGAAGAGGCATTTCGGGTTTTAAAGGAGAAGTTGACTCAGAATGATACATAA
- the ptsP gene encoding phosphoenolpyruvate--protein phosphotransferase — MRSKPKEKIVRGIPVSAGFARGKVFVYRLYLPEVEERALLPDEVAKEVERFKKGIKITNEDLRQLRDRVKKEMGRDFADFIDVQLAVLNDQEVLKKTEQYISEKLRNAEFAYTQTLKEISAGVSRTGLSFFRERFVDIADVSARVLSVLLGEELPSIHTLEPGSIIVAQDLPPSETALLDPKKVAGVVLEAGGKTSHTAIMAKAKEIPAVVGAQGITREVDDGDDVLVDGYRGIVFINPTPSRLTTYKSEIERYQAHRASLKALVEEEAVTLDGKVIDLSANVEFLIEAKTARQNGARGVGLFRTEYLYLAKRRPPTEEEQYQVFRDVAEMFKPYPVIIRTFDLGGDKVIPGYSEANPFLGWRAIRLCLDDPVLFKGQLRAILRASLHGNVKVMFPMIATIEELRRAKLLLEEAKKELRKEGKGFNEQMEVGVMIETPSAALLAQQLARECNFLSIGSNDLTQYTLAVDRGNKLVAKLFDHLHPAVLQLIKKTIDAAHQQGVWVGMCGEFGADPLGIILLLGMGIDEISVVPGMIPEAKSIIRSVDTTVARDVASQAVELSTALEVERLLYRELHRRFSKLAQSLFAVEARKR, encoded by the coding sequence ATGAGGAGTAAACCGAAAGAAAAGATTGTCCGGGGGATTCCTGTTTCAGCCGGTTTTGCCCGGGGAAAGGTTTTTGTTTACCGGTTGTATCTGCCGGAAGTTGAGGAAAGAGCGCTTTTACCTGATGAGGTGGCAAAAGAGGTTGAGCGGTTTAAAAAAGGGATTAAAATAACCAACGAAGATTTACGCCAGTTACGCGACCGGGTTAAAAAAGAGATGGGCCGGGATTTTGCCGATTTTATCGATGTGCAACTGGCGGTGCTGAACGACCAGGAGGTATTAAAGAAAACCGAGCAGTACATCAGCGAGAAGTTGCGAAACGCCGAGTTCGCCTATACCCAGACCTTAAAGGAGATTAGCGCCGGAGTGAGTCGCACCGGTTTATCATTTTTCCGCGAGCGGTTTGTTGATATCGCCGATGTTTCCGCGCGGGTGCTTTCGGTTCTTCTTGGTGAAGAGTTGCCTTCAATTCATACACTTGAACCCGGTTCGATAATCGTTGCCCAGGATTTGCCACCATCGGAAACGGCGTTGCTTGACCCGAAAAAAGTTGCCGGAGTTGTTCTTGAAGCGGGTGGAAAAACATCGCACACCGCAATTATGGCAAAGGCGAAGGAAATTCCGGCGGTGGTTGGCGCCCAGGGTATTACCCGTGAGGTTGATGACGGCGATGATGTGCTGGTTGATGGCTATCGGGGTATCGTGTTCATCAATCCAACACCAAGTCGCCTTACAACCTATAAGAGTGAGATTGAGCGCTACCAGGCACATCGGGCGTCGCTGAAAGCGCTGGTTGAAGAGGAGGCAGTAACGCTTGATGGTAAAGTTATCGACCTGTCGGCAAATGTTGAGTTTCTTATTGAAGCGAAAACGGCGCGACAGAATGGCGCGCGCGGCGTCGGTCTGTTTCGCACCGAGTATTTGTATCTGGCGAAACGCCGACCGCCGACAGAGGAGGAACAGTACCAGGTGTTTCGTGATGTCGCCGAAATGTTTAAACCCTATCCGGTGATAATTCGGACTTTTGATTTGGGTGGTGATAAGGTGATTCCGGGTTATTCTGAGGCAAACCCGTTTCTGGGCTGGCGGGCAATCAGATTGTGTCTCGATGACCCGGTACTGTTTAAAGGTCAATTACGGGCGATTTTAAGGGCTTCGCTGCATGGGAATGTCAAGGTTATGTTTCCAATGATTGCGACAATTGAGGAGTTGCGTCGGGCAAAACTGCTGCTTGAGGAGGCGAAAAAGGAGTTACGCAAGGAGGGGAAAGGCTTTAACGAGCAGATGGAGGTTGGGGTGATGATTGAAACACCGTCCGCGGCGCTGCTTGCGCAGCAATTAGCCCGCGAATGTAATTTTCTCTCCATCGGTTCCAACGACCTGACGCAGTACACACTTGCTGTTGACCGGGGAAATAAACTTGTGGCGAAGTTGTTTGATCATCTGCATCCTGCGGTGCTCCAGTTGATCAAAAAGACGATTGATGCCGCGCACCAACAGGGTGTCTGGGTCGGGATGTGCGGGGAGTTTGGTGCTGACCCTCTGGGTATTATCTTGTTACTGGGGATGGGAATAGACGAGATATCGGTTGTGCCCGGAATGATTCCTGAGGCAAAAAGTATCATCCGCTCGGTTGATACAACAGTTGCCCGGGATGTGGCAAGTCAGGCGGTTGAACTTTCTACCGCGCTGGAGGTGGAACGGTTACTCTATCGGGAGTTACACCGGCGCTTTTCCAAACTGGCGCAGTCGCTTTTTGCAGTTGAGGCACGAAAAAGATGA
- a CDS encoding bifunctional phosphoglucose/phosphomannose isomerase, translated as MSKFSLKARTMLKLIQELPQQLGRAVALGDNCPILHLNDIDNVIIAGMGGSAMGGDIVRTLLLEEGAVPVTVWRDYQLPAPVNKKTILFLSSYSGNTEETLTAYEEGRRRGARIFVLTSGGRLAAIAQADNLPLIVVPDGMPPRTAVGYMSVPILIVLNRLKLCRDYRADIAETQRLLERRFEGWRRRANGLGGLITGRLPVVYSTARLLDVAAYRWQCQLNENAKMLCHSGQLPEQSHNEIMGYGAPHFLKRMIYTIVLVDKSSHPRTLQRLKEMAKLLSGHWAGIRLVPSEGRSPLARLFSAVMMADLVSVAVARKRGVDPIAIPRIDELKQALARRGGVL; from the coding sequence ATGAGTAAATTCAGTCTTAAAGCGAGAACGATGTTGAAACTGATTCAAGAGTTACCGCAACAACTGGGCCGAGCGGTTGCACTGGGAGATAACTGTCCAATTTTACATCTTAACGATATTGATAATGTCATCATTGCCGGGATGGGTGGCTCGGCAATGGGCGGTGATATTGTTCGAACCCTTTTGCTGGAAGAGGGCGCGGTGCCGGTAACCGTGTGGCGTGATTATCAGTTGCCCGCGCCGGTCAACAAAAAAACGATTTTATTTCTGAGTAGTTATTCGGGAAATACCGAAGAGACACTTACCGCCTATGAGGAAGGGCGGCGCCGCGGCGCGCGGATTTTCGTGCTGACGAGTGGCGGTCGACTGGCGGCGATAGCCCAGGCGGACAATTTGCCGCTTATTGTTGTCCCTGATGGGATGCCACCACGAACTGCCGTGGGTTATATGAGTGTTCCAATATTGATTGTGCTTAACCGGCTCAAGTTGTGTCGAGACTACCGTGCCGACATTGCGGAAACTCAAAGATTACTTGAACGGCGGTTCGAGGGCTGGCGGCGCCGTGCCAACGGGCTGGGCGGTCTTATTACCGGGCGTCTGCCGGTGGTTTATTCTACCGCGCGGTTGCTTGATGTTGCGGCTTATCGGTGGCAATGTCAACTGAACGAAAATGCGAAGATGCTGTGTCATTCTGGTCAGTTACCGGAGCAGAGCCACAATGAGATTATGGGGTACGGTGCACCGCATTTTTTAAAACGAATGATTTACACAATCGTCCTCGTGGACAAAAGTTCTCACCCTCGAACACTCCAGCGTTTAAAGGAGATGGCTAAATTGCTCTCGGGGCATTGGGCGGGAATTCGTCTTGTTCCCAGCGAAGGTCGCTCGCCACTGGCACGACTTTTTTCAGCGGTGATGATGGCTGATCTGGTGAGTGTTGCCGTTGCCCGAAAACGGGGTGTGGACCCGATAGCTATTCCGCGGATTGATGAATTGAAGCAGGCGCTGGCGCGCCGGGGTGGTGTACTATGA
- a CDS encoding sugar phosphate nucleotidyltransferase has translation MKLAVIVPAAGEGQRLRPHTLRRPKVMLEVGGKPIIGHIFDRLMELHPERVCVVVPPHDQTIANYLRSNFSRDIRFVVQPQPRGLADAVLQARQEIEDMPVLIILGDTIVDTDFNRLINGDCIIGVKEVSDPRRFGVVLLENGLVKKVIEKPQEPVSNLAIVGVYFFADGRRMFEAVELLVRAGKMVKGEFQFTDALQSLADSGLAIKPLIIDNWLDCGTPAALLDTNRFLLEKTGGNNPHGCGQVQATFIIPPVWIAPDAFIERSVIGPFVSVSARARITGSVVSDALIYQGAVVEQAVVCSGIVGEEAQIQGKTGLINIGPGEHREVNLG, from the coding sequence ATGAAGTTAGCGGTTATTGTTCCCGCTGCTGGTGAAGGTCAGCGCCTCAGGCCGCACACACTCAGGCGACCGAAGGTGATGTTAGAGGTTGGTGGCAAACCGATAATCGGTCATATTTTTGACCGGTTGATGGAGTTACATCCAGAACGGGTTTGTGTTGTTGTACCACCGCACGACCAAACGATTGCAAACTACCTTCGCAGCAACTTTTCCCGAGATATTCGATTTGTCGTCCAACCGCAACCAAGAGGTCTGGCTGATGCGGTGTTGCAGGCGCGGCAAGAGATAGAGGATATGCCAGTTTTGATTATTCTTGGGGATACGATAGTTGATACCGATTTCAATCGGTTAATCAATGGTGACTGTATCATTGGCGTAAAAGAGGTAAGTGATCCACGGCGCTTTGGTGTTGTACTATTAGAAAACGGGCTGGTTAAAAAAGTAATTGAGAAACCTCAGGAGCCGGTGAGCAATCTGGCAATTGTTGGGGTTTACTTTTTTGCTGACGGCAGGCGTATGTTTGAGGCGGTGGAACTTCTTGTCCGCGCGGGAAAGATGGTCAAGGGTGAGTTTCAGTTTACCGATGCCCTACAGTCCTTGGCTGATAGCGGTCTGGCGATAAAACCCTTAATCATTGACAACTGGCTGGATTGTGGCACACCGGCAGCGTTGCTTGATACGAATCGTTTTCTGCTGGAAAAGACCGGTGGCAATAATCCTCATGGGTGCGGCCAGGTGCAGGCAACTTTTATAATTCCACCGGTGTGGATTGCGCCGGATGCTTTCATCGAGCGTTCGGTCATCGGTCCTTTTGTTTCGGTGTCAGCAAGAGCACGGATAACCGGTTCCGTTGTCAGTGACGCGCTAATTTACCAGGGGGCGGTGGTTGAGCAGGCGGTAGTTTGTTCCGGGATTGTGGGCGAGGAGGCACAAATCCAAGGGAAAACCGGTCTGATAAATATCGGACCCGGTGAGCACCGTGAGGTAAATCTGGGATGA
- the tgt gene encoding tRNA guanosine(34) transglycosylase Tgt: protein MMRFEVIATSGRARLGKLTLPNGVVDTPTFMPVGTQATVKTLTPAELSACGTQMIVCNTYHLYLRPGSKRIRQLGGISKFMGWHRPVLTDSGGYQVYSLAALSRIDDDGVEFQSHIDGSRHFFTPELVVEIQEELGSDIAMCLDECPPFPVSRYQAEIAVRRTTVWAARALRRAQNATNLFGIVQGATYADLRRQSCEQLLQFNFPGYAIGGLCLGEPTELTYELTDKVCALLPFEKPRYLMGAGYPEDIIAAVGLGIDIFDCVLPTRNGRTGTAFTSTGRLLIRNARYADDAGPLDPNCDCYTCRNFSRAYLRHLFIAGEALGPKLLTFHNLWFFQSLMKGIRQSLQSGDFAVWAKGFLSRYRTKVDDESVRDRSLTVNE from the coding sequence ATGATGCGGTTTGAGGTTATCGCAACGAGCGGGCGGGCACGACTGGGTAAACTTACTTTGCCCAATGGTGTTGTTGACACGCCGACATTTATGCCCGTTGGTACTCAGGCGACGGTTAAGACCTTGACCCCTGCTGAACTATCCGCCTGTGGAACGCAGATGATTGTCTGTAATACCTACCATCTTTACCTACGTCCTGGGTCCAAACGGATTCGACAATTAGGGGGAATTTCAAAGTTTATGGGGTGGCATCGCCCGGTTTTGACCGATTCCGGCGGCTACCAGGTTTACTCGTTAGCAGCACTTTCCCGGATTGATGATGATGGTGTTGAGTTTCAATCCCATATTGATGGTAGCAGACACTTTTTTACCCCGGAACTGGTGGTGGAAATTCAAGAGGAACTGGGATCGGATATTGCGATGTGTCTTGATGAATGTCCGCCATTTCCGGTGAGCCGGTACCAGGCAGAGATAGCGGTACGGCGGACAACTGTTTGGGCAGCCCGCGCGCTGCGTCGAGCACAAAACGCAACCAATTTGTTCGGGATTGTCCAAGGTGCAACCTACGCAGATTTACGGCGGCAGAGTTGTGAACAGTTGTTACAATTCAATTTTCCCGGTTATGCGATTGGTGGGTTATGTCTTGGTGAACCTACCGAGTTGACATATGAGTTGACCGATAAAGTTTGCGCCCTATTACCGTTTGAAAAGCCACGCTATCTGATGGGTGCGGGATATCCAGAGGATATAATTGCCGCCGTTGGTTTGGGAATTGATATTTTCGACTGCGTGTTGCCAACCCGTAATGGCAGGACCGGGACCGCATTCACCAGTACCGGTCGGCTGTTAATTCGTAATGCCCGCTACGCTGATGACGCCGGACCTCTGGACCCGAATTGTGACTGTTACACCTGCCGAAACTTTTCTCGTGCTTATCTGCGGCATCTGTTCATCGCAGGTGAGGCCCTTGGACCTAAACTTTTGACCTTTCACAACCTCTGGTTTTTCCAGTCGTTGATGAAGGGAATTCGCCAATCGCTCCAATCAGGAGATTTTGCAGTATGGGCAAAAGGGTTTCTTTCCCGGTACCGGACGAAAGTTGATGATGAGTCAGTTCGGGACCGGAGTTTGACCGTGAATGAATAA
- a CDS encoding ABC transporter substrate-binding protein, which produces MKIIKAISTICLMLGMGILACGPGNVIKIGVVAPLTGDVKTFGESTINGITLAVEEVNRAGGINGKQIKLFISDDKNDPTEAANAGGKLIELDGVVAIIGSVSTKCSLPLADKCQVARIPMLTPTSTNPKVTVTDDGKHKDYIFRACFTDSFQGVVAARFAAESLKAKTAAVMFDVGNDYSKGLAEYFKRFFEQAGGKVVAFESYQKDDADFSALLTKVKQQKPEVVFLPDYYNKVGLIVKQAYQLGLETKFLGGDGWDSPAMLEIAGKEVAGSYFVNHYSADDPRPEVQNWVNKYQARFGQKPDAMATLGYDAALLLIAALKNAPNAKPDEIRDALSQIKDYPCVSGAISFDALGNPIKRAAIIQWTETGQRYVTSFNP; this is translated from the coding sequence ATGAAGATCATAAAAGCAATAAGTACCATCTGCCTGATGCTCGGAATGGGCATCCTTGCCTGTGGACCGGGCAATGTAATTAAAATCGGTGTGGTTGCCCCTTTAACTGGAGATGTTAAAACATTCGGCGAGTCAACCATCAATGGTATTACCCTGGCGGTTGAAGAGGTAAATCGTGCCGGTGGTATCAACGGGAAACAGATAAAACTGTTCATTTCAGATGACAAGAACGACCCGACCGAGGCGGCGAATGCCGGTGGCAAGTTAATTGAGCTGGACGGTGTGGTGGCGATTATCGGCTCGGTTTCTACAAAGTGTTCCTTACCACTCGCGGATAAATGTCAGGTGGCACGCATTCCGATGCTGACGCCCACTTCTACCAATCCCAAAGTAACAGTTACCGACGACGGCAAGCACAAAGATTATATCTTCCGTGCCTGTTTTACTGATTCCTTCCAGGGTGTGGTTGCGGCCCGTTTTGCGGCCGAGAGTTTAAAGGCAAAAACTGCGGCGGTGATGTTTGATGTTGGCAACGACTATTCCAAAGGGCTGGCGGAGTACTTCAAGCGCTTTTTCGAACAAGCGGGCGGTAAGGTTGTGGCATTTGAATCGTATCAGAAGGACGACGCCGATTTCTCAGCGCTTTTGACCAAGGTCAAGCAGCAAAAGCCCGAGGTGGTTTTTCTGCCCGATTACTACAATAAGGTCGGTTTGATTGTCAAGCAGGCGTATCAACTGGGATTAGAGACGAAATTTTTAGGCGGTGATGGCTGGGATTCACCGGCGATGCTTGAGATTGCCGGTAAAGAAGTTGCCGGTAGTTATTTTGTCAACCACTACTCAGCTGACGACCCCAGACCGGAAGTCCAAAACTGGGTAAACAAATACCAGGCGAGGTTCGGTCAGAAACCGGATGCGATGGCAACGCTCGGGTATGATGCCGCGCTCCTGCTGATTGCGGCTCTTAAGAATGCGCCCAATGCCAAACCGGATGAGATTCGAGATGCGTTGAGCCAGATTAAGGACTATCCCTGTGTTTCCGGTGCAATATCCTTCGACGCTCTGGGCAATCCAATTAAGCGCGCGGCAATAATTCAGTGGACCGAAACGGGTCAGCGGTATGTGACTTCGTTCAACCCTTAA